In Papaver somniferum cultivar HN1 unplaced genomic scaffold, ASM357369v1 unplaced-scaffold_135, whole genome shotgun sequence, one DNA window encodes the following:
- the LOC113333900 gene encoding protein ALTERED XYLOGLUCAN 4-like: MPNDCELPIPRFNAKTFLSIVRGKKLAFIGDSLARNQMDSLLCLLSQGETPKDVYTDDSDHYRTFYFPSHDFTLMAYWTQHLFSSAVKIVNGSETAMFDIHLDRIDDNWGQKLPILDYAVISIGHWFNRKNYLYEGGKVVGCIYCDEPDVPNLGLADVVGKAMGKALEYINDCKECKALFTLVRTFSPTHFEYGSWNDGGKCKRTSPSTEKQADYDFLMGVRNFQVKEFEKIKKRTTDGKRFEILDITRAMLMRPDGHPGTNSHDPSYRDCMHWCLPGPVDVWNQLLMVLLQNKDGSMKQTQLN; encoded by the exons ATGCCAAATGACTGTGAGCTTCCAATTCCAAGATTCAATGCTAAGACGTTCCTATCAATCGTTCGAGGGAAAAAGCTAGCGTTTATTGGCGATTCCCTTGCTAGAAACCAGATGGACTCGCTTCTTTGTCTATTATCTCAA GGTGAAACTCCAAAGGATGTCTACACAGACGATTCGGATCATTATCGAACATTTTACTTTCCTTCTCATGATTTCACTCTCATGGCCTACTGGACACAACACTTGTTTTCTTCAGCAGTGAAAATAGTTAATGGTTCAGAGACTGCAATGTTTGATATACACCTCGACAGGATCGACGATAACTGGGGTCAGAAATTACCTATTCTAGATTACGCTGTCATTTCAATAGGTCACTGGTTTAACCGGAAAAATTACTTATACGAAGGTGGTAAAGTAGTAGGCTGTATATACTGCGACGAACCAGATGTGCCTAATTTAGGACTTGCGGATGTCGTAGGCAAAGCCATGGGTAAAGCACTTGAATACATCAATGATTGTAAGGAGTGCAAAGCATTGTTTACTTTGGTACGGACATTTTCGCCTACACATTTCGAGTACGGGTCTTGGAATGATGGAGGCAAATGTAAAAGAACAAGTCCTTCCACTGAAAAACAAGCCGATTATGATTTTCTAATGGGAGTAAGGAATTTCCAGGtgaaagaatttgagaagattaagaagagAACAACTGATGGAAAGAGATTTGAGATTTTGGATATAACTAGGGCCATGTTGATGAGACCTGATGGACATCCAGGAACCAATTCGCATGACCCGAGTTATAGAGATTGTATGCACTGGTGTCTGCCTGGACCTGTCGACGTATGGAATCAATTATTGATGGTTTTGCTGCAGAACAAAGATGGCTCAATGAAGCAAACGCAATTAAACTAA
- the LOC113333901 gene encoding protein EMBRYO DEFECTIVE 514-like, which yields MAEVVSEIPQETMEVETPQNGSETNGDSKRSRENNGVEENEAAKKQKVEEGGDDETEGEEKKSEPVQLGPKTFNTSVEMFDYFYKFLHYWPPNLDVNKYECMVLLDLIKKGHSESDKKVGAGVKAFQVRYHPMWKSRCYFLIREDESVDDFSFRKCVDHILPLPENMKLKPEANKALGGRGGGGRGGGGRGRGGRGRGRGNWNRN from the exons ATGGCAGAAGTAGTTTCAGAGATTCCACAAGAAACCATGGAAGTTGAAACTCCTCAAAACGGTTCTGAAACGAACGGTGATTCCAAGCGATCTAGAGAAAACAACGGTGTTGAAGAGAatgaagcagcaaagaaacagaaGGTAGAAGAAGGCGGAGATGATGAAACTGAAGGTGAAGAGAAGAAATCTGAACCTGTTCAGCTTGGACCCAAAACTTTCAACACTTCTGTTGAAATGTTTGATTATTTCTACAAGTTCCTTCATTATTGGCCTCCTAATTTGGATGTTAACAAG TATGAGTGCATGGTTTTGCTCGACTTGATCAAGAAGGGTCATTCAGAGTCAGACAAGAAGGTTGGTGCAGGGGTAAAAGCATTCCAAGTCCGTTACCACCCAATGTGGAAAAGTCGATGTTACTTTCTGATCAGGGAAGATGAATCCGTTGACGATTTCAGCTTCAGGAAGTGTGTCGACCACATTCTTCCTTTGCCTGAAAACATGAAACTAAAGCCAGAAGCAAATAAGGCATTGGGTGGCAGAGGAGGTGGAGGCAGAGGTGGTGGTGGCCGTGGAAGAGGTGGCCGCGGTCGTGGAAGAGGCAACTGGAATAGGAACTAA